Genomic segment of Malania oleifera isolate guangnan ecotype guangnan chromosome 7, ASM2987363v1, whole genome shotgun sequence:
AGGCGTGGTGATGCTGCACAATGGGAATTGGGGTGCACAAATTTACAGCAACCACCAGCGGATCTGGCTTGGAACATTCAAATCAGATAAGGAAGCTGCTATCGCATATGACAGTGCAGCCATCAAGTTTAGAAGCGAAGATTTGCATCGAAACTTCCCATGGAATAGTTTGAGTGCTCAAGAGCCAATTTTCCAAAGCCACCTTACAGCAGAAGAAGTCATAAACATGATCAAAGATGGAACTTACCAATCCAGGTTTGAGGAGTATTTGAGGAACCAACCTTACATAAATAGCAAAGTAGAGCTCAGCCTAGCCACTGCTGGGCATGTGAGTGAAGCCAAGGAAGGAGGGTCCTCATGCCAACAACTATTCCAGAAGGAGCTCACTCTTAGTGATGTAGGGAAACTCAACAGACTTGTGATTCCAAAGAAATATGCTGTGAGATATTTTCCTCAGCTCTCTGACGGGGAAGACAGCATGCAAGTAGTTGTCTTCGACAAACAAATGAAGCCATGGACATTTCGCTATTGCTATTGGAAGAGTAGTCAGAGCTTTGTTTTCACCAAAGGATGGAACAGATTTGTCAAGGAAAAACAGCTGAGGGAAAAAGATGTGATTACTTTCTACAAGCGTGATAGTAGAAGAGCCATGAAAGAAGGAAGGTCGTTCCTAATGATCGATCACGAAGAAGAAAATAATTTCTGTTTTGTTAAGGGGTTGGAAGAGTTGGAAACACGAAAGGCATCTCTGATGGTCAATGAAGGAATTAGGCTTTTTGGTGTACAAATTGGGTGATGCAACTTAGGGGACTGTTTGCGCTCAATTTGAGAAGTGATTCGGATAATATTAATTTCAAGCTAATTATTGGAATACCATGACTTGTTTAGGTCTCGCGTGTAGAAATACCAATATTTCTTTCTATTTAATAAAGTATGACAAGTCTTAGAACTGatttagttattgtttctagAGGAACATTAATAATGACTTTCAATATTTTTCTCTAATAAATATGTCATTGCAGCCTTTTACCAGAATTGGTATTACTTTAATCTGCAAGCAATATTGCTGCAACTTCCAACATTTATATTCATTAATATGTGCAAAACATTATTCAATTGCTAATGCCCTGATTCTTTAAAGTAGCAAGTTGATAATGTTAGGAATctgaggagcccatgggtgggcttgatatgcatgggtgaacaccaacttgactcaaaagcttaaatcttgagcccaaccatgtatataagcacttaTCATCTACTttattttccaatgtgggacaagctcacaagtgaaattctcaacaatccccccctcacttgtgagttccaaccgctCCCTTTTGAATGGAATCAGTCTTCCTTTTTGGGAGTAAGttcaattctccaacagttgctcaagtgggccttaccactggcaccTTAAGTGCGTCAGATTGCATTCAACGTGCTTCCGAACCAATCCTATCTCTTACATCTtaaccctatttggatccatccgTAGCCTAGATAATCCTTATTAGTctcagtcacacacttggtcctccaactgttagcatgtTAGGAGAATTAATTTTACGTCTCGACtttttttacgatgtcgctcacctagagttacaaaccgttggctctgataccacttgttaggaaaatgaggagcctatgggtgggcttgatacacatgggtgaacaccaacttgacccaaaagcttaagcctattgggtcttgggcccaactatatatataagcacccattatccactctaatttttcaatgtgggataagctaacaagtggaattctcaatagaTACTTCCACTAAAATTACAATGAAAGCAATCAATGTAATGTTTATAATATAAAAAAGTTATGTCGTTTATGTACCAGAAAATTAGTTAAGGAGAACAAAAactatttgttttattttcataCAACATGATTGGGACAGTTTTATGCCTTTCATTTCACTAACATACTGACTGTTGTTAAATTATTCTAATGAATATTGTCAAGGATAATAACTGATTGAATTGTGAAAATTTTTAGTTACTTTCAAAGGAATTATGTTACCTAAGATAAGCAATGTATAATTTTTATCAGCAAATAAAATCTTATTAAAAGGGTATCAAAGAGATGGCATCCAAGTACACTAAACAAGAAAAGAATCACCACACAGCAAGATCTCAAAAGAATCAAAAATGACTGGAGGATCATTAAGAAATAGCCCACCATGCCAGCTCATAACAATGGTTCCACTGGTCTCTATTGATCTGTAGGGGCATAGCcaatgaaaatcttgtgaccactcttacgtggggaaaagaaactcttgactaaatttttatcaaagattgaaagtatgtgatgaaggaggacttgtggtaaagggtaataatAAGTGAGGCAAAgaaaaatccaaacatggatcaagtcagaaatcccgcaatcaatctaagaagaagaaagcaatctggtgttataaatgcggtaaaaagggacATGTGAAACCGAAGTGTCCGGATTGAAAGAagggaaattttgaaaaacatgagAGTACTTCAAAATTTGTGAATGCtattcaagaaggaggttcattgtgtagtgatggtgatgttctattagttttagcggggtcggataatctaacggactctt
This window contains:
- the LOC131160688 gene encoding AP2/ERF and B3 domain-containing transcription factor At1g51120-like, which translates into the protein MKGFLIEEDVASMISYARTKTEELDSCSSSTHWQPNKLRRIQHISAASPPKFKGVVMLHNGNWGAQIYSNHQRIWLGTFKSDKEAAIAYDSAAIKFRSEDLHRNFPWNSLSAQEPIFQSHLTAEEVINMIKDGTYQSRFEEYLRNQPYINSKVELSLATAGHVSEAKEGGSSCQQLFQKELTLSDVGKLNRLVIPKKYAVRYFPQLSDGEDSMQVVVFDKQMKPWTFRYCYWKSSQSFVFTKGWNRFVKEKQLREKDVITFYKRDSRRAMKEGRSFLMIDHEEENNFCFVKGLEELETRKASLMVNEGIRLFGVQIG